The sequence tcACTACAGATATCTATGTTGTGACCTCTGAACTATTTTTtgattgtttgtcttttcattttttaccgtggcgttgtcagtttatttttaatctatgagtttgactgtcgtttggtatctttcgtccttctttttaGAAGTTTGCAGAAAACGTTTGACGACTTGGCATCGACTGTATcgttaacatattaaaaaaagagaaagatGTTTTTTCGTATTCATTTATATCGCATACACCTTACTCTTTCTTTAATGCATCTGCGGAATGTATTACTGGACACAAAGTAAATGGTAAAGTTAATGGAAAAGTGTACATAATACACAATCTGACAGAACTGTTGAGctaaaaataatatcatatcGTTGTTTGCGATTAAATCATTAACTATTATATAGAATCTGATAGCATGGCTTGGTAAGTTGAGAACCAAAAATACAATTGATACAATAGTCAACATTACCGTCAATCTCATTTGAGCCACAGACAAGACATTGTATGTCGGAGAATAATATTTGACGACCCGCGGGTTTGCATGTTTGAAGTTAAATTCCCGTATTATcacaattacatatatatttaaaacaaaaatggctATAAAAGGAATGATGAACGTAATGGCAGTATCTATATAAGTTACCAATGCCAAGAACCTAAAATACTCCTGTTTAACTCTAGAGCCAATCACAGGTACAACCTCGATGGTCAAGAAACAATGGCTATAGATCAAGATCGAAAATACTGTAATGGCAATGCCAGTGCACTTTGCCATTTTGTTTGAGCATACCCGTGGTCGTCGTAACGGAAAACATATTACGATAAATCTGTCAAGCATGATCAAAACAACACACCAAACAGAGAGGAAACTTGGGACGTACGTTATGTATATAGTTACTAAACACAATCCATCAGTGTTAATTCTTGCTTTCGGCAAGGTTCCCATCCATGTAAATATCAATGCAAGTAGAAAGAAAGTATCTGAAACACTCAGTAATGCCAGGAAAATGCTAGATGGATGGCGACTAAAGCTGGTAAACACAAACACTTTAAACGATAAAACATTACAGATCATACCAATTACCACTATCATAGGTATAACGTAAATATAAAGCCCAtgtacaaaatcataaaatacagGTTTCTCATCGTCACTGAAATATTCCAATGTGTTACCATTCGTACTATTGTTGTTCATTTTAAACTTCATCGCATGTATTTTGAAGACCTTGCATCTGCATCACATGCATTTTGTATACTTTGCATCATTTACAGGTTATCTGAAATTgtacataaatttttaaatggttagacaaatttattaaaaaaaaatatttaaaaaaagagggaccaAAGGTACCAGAGGGATAACCaaaatagttgtctcattggcaatcataccacatcttctttttaatatcataaatcgaaaataaattgacaacgtccTTCTGTAATACGatacataattcaaaatcacaaacaagaaaacaacattTCGTATCGCACTTAACATTAATGATATTGGTCTGTTTAAACAACTGATATAAGATTCTGTTTCGGATAAAGTATCACTCAAGAcattttacggtcgccatcatggGCTGATAGGCCaatatgacaaaagtgtgtcagaaatcatatctgatattcttcctcagtcataataaccttccattaTTACCGAACTGAAGGAAATGCTTCCcttcccggtttttagtggagttcgtgttgtttcttaattattatttataactgctgatgtaaatgtcctttggctttgtgagtctttgtttacgccttggttttgattgttattgtcttatgaATTACAGTCGATGACAATTAAATTCATACAGCATTTCCGCCAAACCAGTTTAAACgaattgaatttgaaaacaGATTCCATgagaaaattgcaattttacaaattgataCAGGGTCGGTCGAGCCCAAAATCGATCGCctaattattacataataataTACTTAAAGCATTCGCAATTTTTTCGACTCATGATGACATGAATACCATTGATATGATCAATTTTGAACTCACCTGTAATCCATTTTGAGGAGTTaagtttttttgcttttgctatttgattagggaaaataaaatcacaaaaatactcaactccgaggaaaattcaaaacggaaactcgataatcaaatacaaaaatcaaatgatgaataaataaaggcaacagtagtataccgctgttcaaaactcataaatccatggaaaaaaaactaaatcggggtaacaaaccaaaatatgaaacatatcaaacaaatggacaacaactgtcacattcctgtcttggcatagattaccttagccgtatttggcacaactttttggaattttggatcctcaatgctcttcaactttgtacttgtttgggtttataaatatttttgatttgagcgtcactgatgagtcttatgtagacgaaacgcgcgtctggcgtactaaattataatcctggtacctttgataactattggtaCAGGCATACACATGATaaagggactttctgttttgaattttcctcgtagTTCAGAACTAAATTACTTAACTTTTTAATATTCGCTTTCTTCAAGGAATTAATTGCCTTAACCATTTTTGGTACAACTTCCAAAAATTTGGTGATTAAAGCTCTTTAACTTTGCAGTATTTGATTGGGCTTACATGAAATAAGAGTATGtgttatgattgcaaatgagacagctctcgaaaatggaccaaaatgatacagaaattataaGTTATCATGCTTTGACCCAACTAACATGGTTATTTAGACGGTGTCGAAAATAATCATGCTAGGTGGGTCAAAgcatgataacatttttgtgtGGTTATGCTAACCCTAATAGGTATATAATTAATGAAACGTTTAATACACAAGTGTCCTAGATTTCACTACGCAATATTAACATGCTATGTTAACTCCGCCCACTGACCTCACTCTTAATGTGTATCGTGTAACCTGATGATCTATTGATTTTCCATGAAGTGCATAGTTCATGTGTTTTTATGATAACTGAAGATGGAGTCTGGTAAAAGACGATTTGTTGATACTAGTGatgaagaaattgaaaaaaaaagtttgaaaatgagTGCTGACAAAACATTAAAGCAAAATATAGCAGCAGCCACTATTTTCAGGGagtatttaaaagtaaagaaaatggATCCTTGATTTGAACAGTATAACACCTTAAAACTTGATGAAGTATTGGGTCATTTTTATATGGATGTGCGTAAAGCTGATGGAAATcgttaaaaaacaaattcactGCAATGCTTGAGATACTCATTGAATAGATATTTAAAGGCTCCAccgtacaataaaaaaattgacatcGTGAATGATGAATGTTTTAGCGCTTCCAGAGAAAATTTTAAAGCGGCAATGGCAGAACTTAAACGCATGGGATTAGGAGACGTCGAGCATTATCCGTCTATTGACGAAGCTGACAGAAGAAAAATGTATACCTCAATATATTTGTCACCAAATACTCCATTTGGACTTCAAAATAAAGTTCAGTTTGATATTCGCCTGTATTTTTGTAGACGGGGaatggaaaatgaaaaaaacgttttgtttaatttgatcGGGAGTATTTCGCTTTGTTTCATTccatcttatattttttttcttatttatatttttaagggTTTTCTGGactaaaaactttttttaaaaatctgttaTTACTGTTGAGtttgtataatataatacacagatgtatattaaatgcattttatttgaatttctcTAGATTGAAAAGCCATTGATTGCGTCATGTATGTATAGATGTCAACCAGTGGAAAATTCCACAAGCGGACAGGCTAACAAGTAAACTGGCCTTATGTAGGGCAATACAAGAAGGTTATCACAAAACAGCATGTACCTTACTTTGCTCTTTTTATAGCACACATGATTTCAGGTCAATAGTTTAAGCACATTGGTTAAAGGTCAACATATTACAACGCGATTTCTGAATGGCTACAGGCACATGTTTTGTAAGAAGGTTTCTTCTATTGGGACAATTTGATTGGGTTGTGTACGGCGACCATTGTTATTTAGCAGATGGCAAGGCAGCCAGTAGAATTCAAGTTTACAACTGCATAACCACAcaataacaattataggtaaccgtacggttATAATTGTTTTGATGTAAGCACTACGGAAGATtcttatcacataagcaacacgacgggatctGCTGATCGTTCCAAAGCACATGAGATCTCCCCTAGCATTTTgttgggtttgtgttgcttattctttagttgtctatgttgtgtcaagtgtactatgttttgtctgtttgtctttttcatttttagccgtggcgttgtcagtttattttcgatttatgagtttggctgtacctctggtatcttttgtccttCTTTTATGTAGACGAGCGCGCGTCAGGTGTGCCTTATTAAAACcctaatatattatatatctttgATACGTTGTATTTCCAAAGCATGTATCCTTAAAGCTTACAATATATGtgttattccttttttttgtcATCGTTTGAATTTTAGGGATAGATACTTGATATAAGATTTAGAAGAATATGACTAGTTATCGCTGGCTGCAACATAAACACACACATATCTTGGAGACTGGATAATATCGAATATGTGCATTTTTCAAAGAAGTTAAATTATGTTGATATCCAATATAGGTACAgagtttttttcatatcaaactaTTCCTGGTGATTACAAAGCATTCCAATCAGATTTTAAGCAATACTTGAAAATAACCGACAGCAATTAGcacgaagaaaacaaaattgcaatCATTTTAATATCTTCATAACTGCAAATGATATAATTTATTCAGTTTATAGTCGCAGTTATATGTTGTAAACAATAAATCACCTATGAATACACATTAAGATTTCATCTATATAGTAATCGACAGCCCCAGTTAAAAATCTATCTTAAAACATCTTTAGTTAATATCCTTTGTCTATACCAGAACTTGCACCAACTGGAAATGGACTGTTGATCAGATAAACCTTCTAGCAAGTAAAAACTCGTTTTGAtaagacaaaatcaaataagaaatgtttcaaattttgtaaagtGCAAGTAGCTACCATTCCTCTGGTAAAGAATATTTTTGCTTCTTAAATGTTTCTTTGTCTTCGTCATGTCtctattattttcaaatgaccTTTACAATAatctttgattttaatttcacaATGATCCCTGTTATAAAATGTGAATGTAGCTTCACAACTAATGGGAATTATGTAAACTTCGTGTAACTCTTTGTATTACAAGTAATGATAACAGTTCTGGAATTAAGTGGTAACTCGatgaaattcttttaaaaagcaaGATTGAAGATCTTTCGGTATTCAAATAGAACATCCTTAATTGACAGTTTCTATTATGCTTAACTTCGATAACATATAAGATCAATGTAATCTAAATAGATAAATAACACGTATAATTCGATTAATGTTGTTTTACCTAACgttattttgtatcattttctttttaacataGACTCATAAGGGGAGTTGTAAAACGAAGTAAAGCTTGAAACAATTTAATGCGCCGAAAGGACAAAAACTAttcatcaacaaacaaaaacaaaatctgctATTAGGTTTTGCGATGGTGATAAAAAAAGCATATATTTTAAGTATTACtaataaatatgtattgttGAAGAATTTCAAtcaaacaatattcaaaatgtgatttattaataaaattgagaatggaaatggggaatgtgtcaaagagacaacaacccgaccatagaaaaaaataaaaggtcgccaacaggtcttcaatgtagcgagaaatttccgtacccggaggcgtcctttagctggccccttaacaaatatatactagttcagtgataatgaacgccatactaaactcaaaattgtacaccaaaatcaaaaattgaaaataatacaagactaacaaaaaccAGAGGCTCCagaattgggacaggcgcaaaaatgcggcgggttaaacatgtttatgagatctcaactctccccgtatacctctaaccaatgtaaaaaagtaaacgcataacaatacgcacattaaaattcagttcaagagaagtctgagtctgatgtcagaagatgtaaccaaggaaaataaacaaaataacaataa is a genomic window of Mytilus trossulus isolate FHL-02 chromosome 1, PNRI_Mtr1.1.1.hap1, whole genome shotgun sequence containing:
- the LOC134682136 gene encoding somatostatin receptor type 1-like is translated as MNNNSTNGNTLEYFSDDEKPVFYDFVHGLYIYVIPMIVVIGMICNVLSFKVFVFTSFSRHPSSIFLALLSVSDTFFLLALIFTWMGTLPKARINTDGLCLVTIYITYVPSFLSVWCVVLIMLDRFIVICFPLRRPRVCSNKMAKCTGIAITVFSILIYSHCFLTIEVVPVIGSRVKQEYFRFLALVTYIDTAITFIIPFIAIFVLNIYVIVIIREFNFKHANPRVVKYYSPTYNVLSVAQMRLTVMLTIVSIVFLVLNLPSHAIRFYIIVNDLIANNDMILFLAQQFCQIVYYVHFSINFTIYFVSSNTFRRCIKERVRCMRYK